AACTTAAGCTCAGATGAGAATAGAACCTGTCGACTGTGATACGGATGGCAGGTTTTTTATTTGTTTTCCTTTTTTTGTTTCCACCTTCGTAAGAACCTACCCATGATGATTTCGGATTCCGAAAGGCCGGTGTAGGTAGCGATTCCAAAATACAAAATAACCGCAGGAACCATCGAAAGAGATAAACTCAATCGACTTAGATTCGCATAACTAAGACTAAGGGTATTGTTTCCCCAATTTTGTAAGTTTGGTTTGATCACCCATTCTGAAAACAAAAGCCAAAAGAAAAGTCCAAAGAGTGCAGGTACCATTTTCAAAATTCGTTTCCCAACAGTCACAAAAGGAATTCTCACTTGGTGTGCTTTTAAATAATACAATAAAAGAGATGAGGTAACAATTGCACTTAGGGCGGATGCAAGGGCAATGGCTGAATGTTTTAGAAAAAACATCAAACTAATACTCACAACCACACTTAAGACAAAAGAAATCAATTGAATACGAAGTGGAGTTTTTGTATCGGAAAAAGCATAATAGGAAGAAACTAACACTTTGTTGATACTATAAAATGGGATCGCAAGTGAATAAAACACGAGTGGGAAAAATGCGGTGAGTGTCGCAAGATGGTCCCAACGTCCCCCGTAATAGATAGAATCCAAAACCGTTTCCCCAAGAACCGCCAAACCAATGCTTGCTGGTAATGTTAAAAAAAATGCAAATGATAATACATCCGCAATTTCTTTCGGTACATTTTCTTCCCTTCCTTCTCTTAAGTCTTTGAGTAGTGAAGGAAGGATGGTAGTCGCAAGAGCAACCCCAATGATCCCTGTGGGGAGTTGGACGAGTCTCTGGGAATAATCTAAACTAACAACAGCACCAAGTCCTGGGTTTTGGTTTTGTATGTAGTTGGCAAGAAAGATATCCACAAGGAGCCCAATTTGGTAAAAACTCCCGCCAAGAGCAGCAGGTAACATGAGTTTAAAAATTTTTTTGATGGCTGGGTGTTTGAAATCCAAACGAAAGATGGGACCAAATCCGTTCTTGTAAACAAACCATCCTTGCACAAGTAATTGTAATACCCCACCACAAACAATCCCGTAGGCAAGGTAAAACACTCTGTCCTTAATTTCATGGTAAAAGGGAAACACAAAGAAAAATACTGCCAAATAACTAAAGTTAAGGATGATCGGGGATAATGAAGGTACGAAATATTTATGATGTGAGTTCGAAATCGACATAAAAATCGAAGATAAACTTGCTGTCATGATGAGAAAAAATAAAACTAACGAAAGTTCTACGACCAGATTCCCATATTCGGGAGTACCACCCACAAGAGTGGGTAAAAACTGAGCGGCAAACAACCAAAAAAAGGCCACAAAGAGTGACAAACAAAGGAAAAGAAAACTAAGGACAGTTCCTGCCATCACACGAGCTTCCATCACACCCATTTTTTCATACTCTGAAAAAATAGGCATAAAGGATTGGCTTAAGGTTCCTTCTGCCAGGAGGTTTCGGAACATATTGGGTAGTCTGTAGGCAACACTAAAGGCAGACGCTACCATTCCTGTTCCGAAACTAACAGCCATAAAGTGGTCACGAATGAGCCCTAAAATTCTTGATAAGAATGTATAAAAAGATAAAGCAAGGGATCGTTTTGTACTCGATTCGTTCCCTGGGACTTTGTTTGTCATACGACCAGATTTTAGATTGGATTTAATTTTTCAAGAAAACGGATAGAACCATTGGGACTCAATTGGAACTGCGTTTTACAACTTGGACATTCATGTTTACCAAATTTAAATAACCTTAGCCTTGTCCCACACACTTCACATTGGATGATCCTTTCGACAGTCTCCAATTGTTTGGTTTTCGATTGGATGTAATTTGGAATTTTATCCAATTGGGTCGACTCAACTACCGAAGTCCCTGATTTATAATGGGAAAATCGTCTTTCCAATTCGGAACTTAATGATTCTTTGATTTCCAATCGGAGTTGGTTTATTTTTTCTTCGAGTACAACTTCCATAGGGGAAGGAGTGGCTTTAGTTTCCACGGGTTCGTCTTTCAAAGATTCTAAGGTTGAAACAGGTTCCTTTCCAAGGTTTGATTTTCTTTCTTCTCTCGACTTCCCTGAAAAATAAAATCGGATTTTGTTAGTTTCTGATTTTGTTTCCTCTCCCGCTTTTTTGTGATCCGAAGGTTGTGAATGGGAAGATGATTCTTTTACACTTGGTTCGATACCAGACACATCCATCTGCAATAAGAAGGATTCAGCCGCATTATGACTTCGAAAGATAGGAAATTTATCAAAAAGACCTACCAATTTTAACACATCTTCTACTTCCGATTTTAATCCATAAATCGCATACACTGCATTTGATTTCACAATCTGTTTGTGAATTTTGACAAGGGTACTAATTCCATTCGATGTGATGAATTCAAGTGATCCTAATTGGAATAAAAATTTTCGATACCCTTTGTTCAATTGTGATTCGAAGTAACGATAAAAATCATCAGCACTACTTCCGTCTAAACCACCTTTTAATTGAATGGAAAATACTTTGTCTTTTGATTCCATAATTTATCCTAAGAAAATTGCATCTCTAACTGTATTTGTTTCATTTGGCCGATCATTCATTTGGTCAATCACCGGTCCACCAGGCAGTACTTCAACATCAGGTGAAGGGATAGTTGCATTACCTTCTATAGATGGATTTTCTTCCTGCAATTCACTCACGGCCTGGATGGAACTTTCCACTGGTTCTAATGTTTTTTTCTGAACAAGAGGCAAGGTTTCCCCTGATTCTTTTTCCGTTAACTGGTCTTTTGTGAGGACTAAGGAATACACAACAAATGCCCCAGTTAGGAGTAAACTCACAACAAGTGCAATCAGTAAGTAGTTCAATACCATCCATTCCACAAGTTTCCATTGGTTTTGAAATAATAAACCTAAGTTCCCACGTTCATACACAAGGATCACAAGTCCCGATACATCCAAAGTACCTGGTTTGTACAATGGTGTTGTCAATCGAACTGTATTTGATTTTGCTAATGGAAGGTAGTTTAAAACCCATTCAAAACCATCCCGAACTTTCGGATCTCGTTTGGAATTAAGAATGGGATTTTCACCATTTTCTGGTTCCGACCATTCCCATTTTTTCATCCGAATGCCTTTACGAAAGAATGTAGATTTAGCTAACTCTTCATCAGGTTTTCGTTTTCGGAGTTCTTCCAATGTATAAATTGTATCAGTGGAAACAAGTAATGTAGCATCAGGAGCATACAAACTTATCTTTAAAAAACGAAACTCTTCTGGATCATTTTTTGATTGTTCTACATAACGGTGGAACATCTTTTCAATTTCCACATAACCATCGTTATTCAATCTTTGCTCGGCACTTTTTGCGAGTGCAAGGCTTAAGTCCCTTGCTCTGTGGTCAGAAATAAACTGTTCTTGGACAAGTGCATTTTGTAAGGACTCATAAAATGTCCAAACCACCCCACTCAGCGCAAGGGTTTCCGAGAGGATAAAAAAGAGTATAAAGGATAGAAAAAAACGTGAATATTTCATGGATCCCCCTTTTACTTTTCGGCCAAATCCATAAAAAGGACATAAGAAATTCGAGGTTATGGGAGAAGGGAAAGGAAGTGTTTTGAGAATCGGTACACAAATTCTTTTCGTTTCTCAGGGTACCCTTCGGAAAGTCCCAAGGCAGATAAGGAAACCATGTCCTCTGACCTTGCCCCACAAGGGTTGATGAGAGAAAAGGTAAAGAGGGAATTGATTCCGTTTAAGGCAAAACCAAAACTTGTAAAATAAGATTTGGCATAAATCCCTTCTGAGATCAGTTTTTTCTTCGTTTCCTTCGTATACAAACCCGGTGACTTTGGATTCTCTTCCACTTCTAAACCCCAGGTATCTTTTACGGCGACCACCAAACTTTCGTTCAAGTTTCGCAAAAAATCTCCTAAACTTAAGCCCCTTTTTTTTAAGTCAATGTGGAGGTAACCGACAATTTGTCCTGGTTCATGGGCGGTAAAATCACCACCTCTTGGCAGACTGACAAAGTCCACACCAAGTTCCGTAAGTCTCACCTCTGGTACCAAAAGATTTTCCGCTTTCGCACCTATGCCCCCTGTCAAACATGGACTGTGTTCTAAAAAGAGCATGGATTCTCTTCGATTTTTCCTGGCATTTTCCTGGAAATCCAAGTATCGTTGGTACGATACAATCGAAGGAAACAGATAGGAAGGTAGTCCTTTTTGATGGAGAAACTTTTGCATGCGATCCTTTGGATCCTCGAAAAATCACCGAATGGAAGAGCCCGCTTGGATTTGGCGAAGCTCCTCTACTATTCGGATGGTGTTCATTTCCAAAAACATGCGGAGATGATCACAAGAGGAGAC
This genomic interval from Leptospira limi contains the following:
- a CDS encoding LIC_12071 family protein, encoding MKYSRFFLSFILFFILSETLALSGVVWTFYESLQNALVQEQFISDHRARDLSLALAKSAEQRLNNDGYVEIEKMFHRYVEQSKNDPEEFRFLKISLYAPDATLLVSTDTIYTLEELRKRKPDEELAKSTFFRKGIRMKKWEWSEPENGENPILNSKRDPKVRDGFEWVLNYLPLAKSNTVRLTTPLYKPGTLDVSGLVILVYERGNLGLLFQNQWKLVEWMVLNYLLIALVVSLLLTGAFVVYSLVLTKDQLTEKESGETLPLVQKKTLEPVESSIQAVSELQEENPSIEGNATIPSPDVEVLPGGPVIDQMNDRPNETNTVRDAIFLG
- the murJ gene encoding murein biosynthesis integral membrane protein MurJ — encoded protein: MTNKVPGNESSTKRSLALSFYTFLSRILGLIRDHFMAVSFGTGMVASAFSVAYRLPNMFRNLLAEGTLSQSFMPIFSEYEKMGVMEARVMAGTVLSFLFLCLSLFVAFFWLFAAQFLPTLVGGTPEYGNLVVELSLVLFFLIMTASLSSIFMSISNSHHKYFVPSLSPIILNFSYLAVFFFVFPFYHEIKDRVFYLAYGIVCGGVLQLLVQGWFVYKNGFGPIFRLDFKHPAIKKIFKLMLPAALGGSFYQIGLLVDIFLANYIQNQNPGLGAVVSLDYSQRLVQLPTGIIGVALATTILPSLLKDLREGREENVPKEIADVLSFAFFLTLPASIGLAVLGETVLDSIYYGGRWDHLATLTAFFPLVFYSLAIPFYSINKVLVSSYYAFSDTKTPLRIQLISFVLSVVVSISLMFFLKHSAIALASALSAIVTSSLLLYYLKAHQVRIPFVTVGKRILKMVPALFGLFFWLLFSEWVIKPNLQNWGNNTLSLSYANLSRLSLSLSMVPAVILYFGIATYTGLSESEIIMGRFLRRWKQKKENK
- the lipB gene encoding lipoyl(octanoyl) transferase LipB — encoded protein: MQKFLHQKGLPSYLFPSIVSYQRYLDFQENARKNRRESMLFLEHSPCLTGGIGAKAENLLVPEVRLTELGVDFVSLPRGGDFTAHEPGQIVGYLHIDLKKRGLSLGDFLRNLNESLVVAVKDTWGLEVEENPKSPGLYTKETKKKLISEGIYAKSYFTSFGFALNGINSLFTFSLINPCGARSEDMVSLSALGLSEGYPEKRKEFVYRFSKHFLSLLP
- a CDS encoding STAS domain-containing protein, translated to MESKDKVFSIQLKGGLDGSSADDFYRYFESQLNKGYRKFLFQLGSLEFITSNGISTLVKIHKQIVKSNAVYAIYGLKSEVEDVLKLVGLFDKFPIFRSHNAAESFLLQMDVSGIEPSVKESSSHSQPSDHKKAGEETKSETNKIRFYFSGKSREERKSNLGKEPVSTLESLKDEPVETKATPSPMEVVLEEKINQLRLEIKESLSSELERRFSHYKSGTSVVESTQLDKIPNYIQSKTKQLETVERIIQCEVCGTRLRLFKFGKHECPSCKTQFQLSPNGSIRFLEKLNPI